In Pseudoduganella albidiflava, a single window of DNA contains:
- a CDS encoding acyltransferase family protein: protein MAQPDRQNNFNLIRLILALCVILSHSPELTDGDNHREPLMCLFDTIPLGFAAVDAFFVLSGYLIVQSWDLAPSAKQFLRSRMLRIYPGFLVASVISALLVGPLGADAAAYFTAFDIGAFASGALLLQAPVVPPVFQGTPLPKVNLSMWTISYEFACYLLVLAAGLTGALRIRHFWLAMTLAVLGALALSKVVHFDVGLLRLPSFFLTGGCFYIYRDKIRLDGRVAIAVTAAVIVCMFSWSASELALATGGCYALIYLAKKPSAFLNRFNALPDVSYGTYLYAWPIQKLLVWYFPGMSPWLVFAIAAPAALALGAASWFAIEKPALKFKRPAAPAVPHEADRAAA, encoded by the coding sequence ATGGCGCAGCCCGATCGGCAAAACAACTTCAACCTGATCCGGTTGATCCTGGCGCTGTGCGTCATCCTGTCCCACTCCCCCGAACTGACCGATGGCGACAACCATCGCGAGCCGCTGATGTGCCTGTTCGACACGATCCCGCTCGGGTTCGCCGCAGTCGACGCGTTCTTCGTGCTCAGTGGCTACCTGATCGTGCAGAGCTGGGATCTCGCTCCCAGCGCGAAGCAGTTCCTGCGCAGCCGCATGTTGCGGATCTATCCTGGCTTCCTGGTGGCGAGCGTGATCTCCGCCCTGCTGGTCGGGCCGCTGGGTGCCGACGCCGCCGCGTATTTCACCGCATTCGATATCGGCGCTTTCGCCAGCGGGGCACTGCTGCTGCAGGCGCCCGTGGTACCGCCGGTCTTCCAGGGCACGCCGCTGCCGAAGGTAAATCTGTCGATGTGGACGATCTCGTACGAATTCGCCTGCTACCTGCTGGTGCTGGCAGCGGGACTCACCGGCGCGCTGCGAATCCGCCACTTCTGGCTGGCGATGACGCTGGCCGTCCTCGGCGCCCTGGCCCTGTCGAAAGTCGTGCATTTCGACGTGGGCTTGCTGCGGCTGCCCAGCTTCTTCCTGACCGGCGGCTGCTTCTACATCTACCGTGACAAGATCCGCCTGGATGGCCGCGTCGCCATTGCCGTGACGGCGGCCGTGATCGTCTGCATGTTCTCGTGGAGCGCGAGCGAACTGGCGCTGGCCACCGGCGGCTGCTATGCGCTGATCTACCTGGCCAAGAAACCGTCGGCATTCCTGAACCGGTTCAACGCATTGCCGGACGTTTCGTACGGCACTTACCTGTACGCCTGGCCGATCCAGAAACTGCTGGTCTGGTATTTCCCCGGCATGTCGCCATGGCTGGTGTTCGCCATCGCCGCCCCGGCCGCCCTGGCGCTGGGCGCCGCCAGCTGGTTCGCCATCGAAAAACCGGCACTCAAGTTCAAGCGCCCGGCAGCGCCCGCCGTTCCTCACGAAGCCGACCGCGCCGCCGCCTGA
- a CDS encoding pentapeptide repeat-containing protein has protein sequence MHVVKQTLTRADVESAIAQGPPTFEHCDLDGADLSRLDLRGAAFVNCSVAETSFYAAKLTHTAWQRCRGRQADFESADATDAQFHGCDLNNSSWRRARLASALLKGCKLTGANFEEAAHLGLAFEDCLLVGADMRRMSFRKATLVQLDFADADLAGCDFRDALFHGGSLRNSNLKGARFDNADLREADLGGLKLSDIKLFQGALISPRQAAEVLAEMGLRVG, from the coding sequence ATGCATGTCGTAAAACAAACCCTGACCCGCGCCGATGTTGAAAGCGCGATCGCCCAAGGCCCCCCCACATTCGAGCACTGCGACCTGGATGGCGCCGACCTGTCGCGGCTGGACCTGCGCGGCGCGGCCTTCGTGAACTGCAGCGTGGCGGAAACCTCGTTCTATGCGGCCAAACTGACGCACACCGCATGGCAACGCTGCCGCGGCCGCCAGGCGGATTTCGAGTCGGCGGATGCTACCGACGCTCAATTCCACGGCTGCGACCTGAACAACAGTAGCTGGCGGCGGGCCAGGCTGGCCTCGGCGCTGTTGAAAGGGTGCAAGCTGACCGGTGCTAATTTCGAAGAAGCCGCCCACCTGGGACTGGCGTTCGAAGACTGCCTGCTGGTCGGCGCCGACATGCGCCGCATGTCGTTTCGCAAGGCGACCCTGGTCCAGCTCGATTTCGCCGATGCCGACCTGGCCGGCTGCGATTTTCGCGACGCCTTGTTCCACGGCGGCAGCCTGCGCAATTCGAACCTGAAAGGCGCGCGCTTCGACAATGCCGACTTGCGCGAAGCGGATCTCGGCGGGCTCAAGCTGTCGGACATCAAGCTGTTCCAGGGCGCCCTCATCTCGCCGCGGCAGGCGGCCGAAGTGCTGGCGGAGATGGGCTTGCGGGTCGGCTGA